In Deltaproteobacteria bacterium, the genomic stretch GTCGCCCTCGTCGCTCTCGATGCCAGCCGAGCGCCCGGCCTGATCGACAGCCTCACTCTCGACCTTGGAGAGCATTCCCCGTGCACGCTTCTTGAAAGTCGGAATCTTGGCCATGGCTTCCCCTCGGTGAAAAAAGCTGTTCGGATTCTAGCAGATGCCCCCGAGCCCTGTCCTGCGGAAAAACGACTGGGCTGGATCCGGGAGCGAAACTCCAGCCAAAGGATTTCAGGCACTTAGGCCCAATCAGTCAGGGTGCCCTGCCCTCTTCTCCTCGACGGTGAGGGCCAGGACGTAGTTGGCGAACTCGGCAGTGATCGCCTCGACGTCGTCTTCCTCGTCGATGGCGTCGATCTCGAGCCGGTAATAGGGCTCGACCTCGGAGAGGACGATCCGGGCCGCCTCGCCGAAGAGCTTGATCGCCTCGTCGGTCGCCGCGCGGGAGTAGAGGCCCTGGTGCAGCTGGAGGACGCTCACTTCTCGCCCTCGGCCGGGGCCTCCGGCGGACTCGCCGGCTCGCCTTCCTTCGGAGCGTCGCCGGACTTGCCGTACTTCTCCTCCCAGGAGAGGGCGATCCCCAGCGGATCGTCGAAGGCGTCGTCCGAGAAGTCCATCTCGTCGAAGTCGTCGAGGAAGTCACCGCCGACCGCGCCGGAGAGCGCCGAGGCCGCGACGGCCTCGATGATCGGCCGGTTGTGCTCGGCGATCCGCCGTCGCCAGGCCTGCGCCAGCAGCTCGTTGGCGAAGTCGCCGGCGATCTGCTCCGGCACGCCCGACCCGTTCCGGGGGCGGAAGGTCACCTGCACCCGGTTCTCGGCGGGCAGGTCGAGGTAGACGAAGCTACGATCGATGAAGGTGTAGGCGGCTCCGTAGATGTCGTCGAGGTCGTAGAGCTCGAGGGGGAAGGTCGCCTTGACCACACCCTCGCTCTCGCTCACCTCGATCTGCTCCCCGGCCGCGTTCTTCGAGTCACTCATCCCTGTCCTTTCGATGGCGAGGCCGCTCCTTCGCCTCGCGGGCACCGTATATTGGTGCACTCGCTGCGATCGATCAACCGGCGAATGCTCCCGGGCGAGAGGGGGCCCTCCGGGGCC encodes the following:
- a CDS encoding HxsD-like protein, which encodes MSVLQLHQGLYSRAATDEAIKLFGEAARIVLSEVEPYYRLEIDAIDEEDDVEAITAEFANYVLALTVEEKRAGHPD